The proteins below are encoded in one region of Solenopsis invicta isolate M01_SB chromosome 8, UNIL_Sinv_3.0, whole genome shotgun sequence:
- the LOC120358416 gene encoding uncharacterized protein LOC120358416, producing MVKACCVSNCKSGVKVPSHKFPKDAERCSAWIKNLKLYDLQNYCANELQKYKVCHKHFSEKDYSCSQRNRFLLKTAVPALIMENNDVDNIATDNNVQSVPPQIEQADIEQPQSEQPQIEQPQIEQPHIGQRVIDMERTLQQHNELLVHHDGLLQNEQASLNQMFEKRIQNLETQFANTSKGRRPNLRHITRVVHLSPRAKSLHIMNVKLRRKNRDLKRLAINYKKNKGTISFTHTNASNTVKEKFVNMILRNNDVPVQHGNNSLSTENPRDDTPRRNEDAEKRIFRKYSVGL from the exons ATGGTGAAAGCTTGTTGCGTTTCTAACTGCAAGTCAGGTGTTAAAGTTCCTTCGCATAAATTTCCCAAAGATGCAGAAAGATGCTCAGCatggataaaaaatttgaaattgtatgaCTTGCAGAATTATTGTGCTAAtgaattgcaaaaatataaagtatgcCATAAGCATTTCTCGGAGAAAGATTATAGCTGCTCTCAACGTAACCGATTTCTGCTGAAAACAGCAGTACCTGCTTTGATAATGGAAAATAATGATGTGGACAATATTGCAACGGATAATAATGTGCAATCCGTACCACCACAGATTGAACAGGCAGATATTGAACAGCCGCAAAGTGAACAGCCACAGATTGAGCAACCACAAATTGAACAACCACACATTGGTCAACGTGTAATAGACATGGAAAGAACATTGCAACAGCACAATGAATTATTAGTGCATCATGACGGTCTGTTGCAAAATGAACAAGCATCGTTAAACCAAATGTTTGAGAAGAGGATACAAAATTTGGAAACACAGTTCGCAAATACATCCAAAGGAAGAAGACCAAATTTACGACATATTACACGTGTTGTTCATCTCAGTCCGAGAGCAAAGTCATTgcatattatgaacgtaaaatTGAGACGTAAAAATAGAGACTTGAAGCGtcttgcaataaattataaaaaaaacaaaggcACAATTTCTTTCACACATACAAACGCAAGTAATACTGTGAAAGAGAAATTCGTCAATATGATTTTAAGGAATAATGACGTTCCTGTTCAG CATGGTAATAACAGCCTGTCGACGGAGAACCCACGCGATGACACGCCAAGGCGAAACGAGGACGCAGAAAAGAGAATATTCCGGAAATACTCAGTGGGGCTTTAA
- the LOC120356843 gene encoding uncharacterized protein LOC120356843: MRRTRKIADHAIVFYLRCLKSGNKMPLGYGFCESTTKTHQLIRCVKQWLVNISASGLIPVAVVCDQGGTNMAAINSLISDSNKIRIMKNLPTSNSFMIKNHKVIPVYDYVHLIKGTRNNLLTKDLDTDTRISCALNKKYASWDDIQKAYDIDKNSLMRYRQMEKITEKHIIPKLIPKMRVKYATQVFSRTVSNFMDVILNVNGGVVPTQQGDMIMSKSASTTCEFVRFMNDLFDSFNGKHQQGLSSIITATSGHCAFWQEACKKIKNMRYVEKLTKKIPSKTAPNLKNWIWTMKGTQEIWKTLRAAKFESLNLKFLNQDPAENFFSQIRSNGFANRNPSCEQFEGGFKTLLICNLSSKHSIGANCKDTTEGSTLALTHLMNLSQTMKEMNDSENTQYEEVECNESAIPRSDINEKLLNEKKIIDIIRRKELVAQCEKCAKNHTNAQTLIEIEKAIEILEQQFPEICHKIKILEKTRKILENQCFLTCSVQCTHLKETLILITAEEFLKAWCKFMNNILCRKINVHSDNFMYKIAARMSNKYGKKMKPESRI, translated from the exons ATGAGAAGAACAAGAAAAATTGCTGACCATGCTATAGTTTTCTATCTTCGGTGTCTTAAATCTGGAAACAAGATGCCTTTGGGATACGGTTTTTGTGAGAGCACTACAAAAACGCATCAACTCATTCGATGCGTGAAACAATGGCTAGTGAACATTTCTGCATCGGGATTAATACCTGTGGCTGTTGTATGCGATCAGGGTGGTACCAATATGGCTGCAATTAACAGTTTAATTTCTGATTCCAATAAAATTCGCATTATGAAGAATTTACCTACAA GTAATagttttatgataaaaaacCATAAAGTAATACCTGTGTATGATTACGTACACTTGATAAAGGGTACCAGAAATAATCTTCTCACAAAGGATTTAGATACTGACACAAGAATATCGTGtgctttaaacaaaaaatacgcATCTTGGGATGATATTCAAAAAGCGTACGACATTGATAAAAATTCTCTTATGAGATACCGACAAATGGAGAAAATAACTGAGAAGCACATTATTCCCAAGCTAATCCCCAAAATGAGGGTTAAATACGCAACTCAAGTATTTAGTCGCACAGTGTCAAATTTTATGgatgttatattaaatgtaaatggaG GAGTTGTCCCAACACAACAAGGAGACATGATTATGTCCAAAAGTGCATCCACAACTTGCGAATTTGTCAGATTTATGAATGATTTATTTGATTCATTCAATGGCAAACATCAGCAAGGATTAAGTAGTATAATAACGGCTACTAGTGGACACTGTGCATTTTGGCAAGAAGcctgtaaaaaaatcaaaaatatgcgTTACGTTGAAAAACTGACTAAAAAAATTCCTAGTAAGACTGCACCTAATTTAAAAAACTGGATTTGGACTATGAAAGGCACACAAGAAATATGGAAAACACTTCGTGCTGCTAAATTTGAATCgctcaatttaaaatttttgaaccaAGACCCGGCTGAAAATTTTTTCAGCCAGATAAGAAGCAACGGATTTGCTAACAGAAATCCAAGTTGCGAACAATTTGAAGGTGGATTTAAAACATtacttatttgtaatttatcttcCAAACATTCCATCGGAGCTAACTGTAAAGATACTACAGAAGGCTCGACATTGGCTTTGACTCATTTGATGAATCTGTCTCAGACAATGAAAGAAATGAACGATTCTGAAAACACACAATATGAAGAAGTAGAATGTAATGAGTCAGCAATACCAAGAAGTGATATAAATGAGAAATtacttaacgaaaaaaaaatcattgacaTTATTAGACGCAAAGAACTTGTTGCGCAATGTGAGAAATGTGCCAAGAATCATACAAACGCACAAActttaattgaaattgaaaaggCTATCGAAATTTTAGAGCAGCAATTTCCTGAGATAtgccataaaattaaaatactagaaaaaacaagaaaaattctagaaaatcaATGTTTTCTTACGTGTTCCGTACAATGTACACActtaaaagaaacattaatattGATAACCGCAGAAGAATTTCTCAAAGCTTGGTgcaaatttatgaataatattctGTGCCGAAAAATCAATGTCCACTCTGATaatttcatgtataaaataGCTGCGAGAATGTCAAACAAATATGGAAAGAAAATGAAACCCGAATCTAGAATATAG